A DNA window from Mycolicibacter hiberniae contains the following coding sequences:
- the secF gene encoding protein translocase subunit SecF: MAKPSTKSAAKPAKKDAAAAQPAKKRTAVAPKAPEHSFLSRLYTGTGAFEVIGRRKMWYAISGAMVAIAIVSILVRGFTFGIDFAGGTKVSFPRGDTSVTQVEEVFRKSVGTSPESVVVVGNGNSATVQIRAETLTNAQTEKLRDDLFEAFQPNGPDGQPSKQAISDSAVSETWGGQITQKAVIALVVFLLLASLYITVRYEWFMTLSAMVSMVFDILVTAGVYSLVGFEVTPATVIGLLTILGFSIYDTVIVFDKVEENTSGFEHKTRRTYAEEANLAVNQTFMRSINTSLISALPIMSLMVVAVWLLGVGTLQDLALVQLVGVVVGTYSSIYLATPLLVTLRERTELVQNHNRRVMRRRNAAAGSKAGPAAADGAEDSDSDNGAEPAGDDGEQVVVSTAPGAPTPGAKPARPTSRRSQRPTGKPGAGR, encoded by the coding sequence ATGGCCAAACCGAGCACCAAGAGCGCCGCGAAGCCCGCAAAGAAGGACGCGGCCGCGGCCCAGCCCGCCAAGAAGCGCACCGCGGTAGCGCCCAAGGCGCCCGAGCACAGCTTCCTGTCCCGGCTCTACACCGGTACCGGCGCGTTCGAGGTCATCGGCCGCCGCAAGATGTGGTACGCGATCAGCGGCGCCATGGTGGCCATCGCCATCGTCAGCATCCTCGTCCGCGGCTTCACCTTCGGTATCGACTTCGCCGGCGGCACGAAGGTCTCGTTCCCCCGCGGCGACACCTCGGTCACGCAGGTCGAAGAGGTGTTCCGCAAGAGTGTCGGCACCAGCCCCGAATCGGTGGTCGTGGTGGGCAACGGCAACTCCGCGACGGTGCAGATCCGCGCTGAGACGCTCACCAACGCACAGACCGAGAAGCTGCGCGACGACCTGTTCGAGGCCTTCCAGCCGAATGGCCCCGACGGGCAGCCCAGCAAGCAGGCCATCAGCGACTCGGCGGTCTCGGAGACCTGGGGCGGGCAGATCACCCAGAAGGCGGTGATCGCGCTGGTGGTGTTCCTGCTGCTGGCGTCGTTGTACATCACCGTGCGCTACGAGTGGTTCATGACGCTGTCGGCGATGGTGTCGATGGTCTTCGACATCCTGGTGACCGCCGGCGTGTACTCCCTGGTCGGGTTCGAGGTCACGCCGGCCACCGTCATCGGCTTGTTGACCATCCTCGGGTTCTCCATCTACGACACCGTCATCGTGTTCGACAAAGTCGAGGAGAACACCAGCGGGTTCGAGCACAAAACCCGGCGCACCTACGCCGAGGAAGCCAACCTGGCCGTCAACCAGACCTTCATGCGGTCGATCAACACCAGCCTGATCTCGGCACTGCCGATCATGTCGCTGATGGTGGTCGCGGTGTGGCTGCTGGGGGTGGGAACCCTGCAAGACCTCGCCCTGGTGCAGCTCGTCGGCGTGGTCGTGGGTACCTATTCGTCGATCTACCTGGCCACACCGCTGCTGGTGACCCTGCGGGAGCGCACCGAGCTGGTGCAGAACCACAACCGCCGGGTGATGCGGCGGCGCAACGCCGCGGCCGGGTCCAAAGCCGGGCCGGCGGCTGCCGACGGTGCGGAGGATTCCGACAGCGACAACGGCGCCGAGCCCGCCGGAGACGATGGTGAGCAGGTCGTGGTGTCAACGGCTCCGGGAGCCCCGACCCCCGGGGCAAAGCCGGCCCGGCCTACCAGCCGGCGCAGCCAGCGTCCGACCGGCAAGCCAGGCGCCGGCCGGTAA
- a CDS encoding ABC transporter substrate-binding protein → MAVRCRRAAAWVVAIATGLGVASVPSCTSATVDQIDYAVDGGLSTYNSTTVAGAASAGPQAFSRTLIGFGYHGPDGQIVTDHDFGSISVVGRAPLVLDYQISDAAVYSDGEPITCDDLVLAWAAQSGRFAGFDAASRAGYLDIENIECQPGTKKARVSFFPDRNIVDYEELFTATSMMPSHIISDKLGVNTTDAVLGRLGPAEDVIARIAEAWNTTWQLDHNADLRKFPSSGPYRIDSVLDGGAVVLVANDLWWGAKPVTKRVTVWPQTADIAERVNKRVIEVVDMATGSAGSLIPPDDYDSTDSPSGGIQQLIFAPTGPLSETPARRAVALCTPRDVIAGDAGLPVVNSRLNTAIDDAFDQAENVPEAQQFARADPDAARDALDGRPLAVRIGYRGPNTRLAAVVGAITASCAPAGVSVTEVAADSIGPQALRDGRIDVLLASTGGSTGSGSSGSSAVDAYELFSGNGNNLSGYHNDQIDGIISALAVTADPTEMVRLLGESAPVLWADMPTLPLYRQQRTLLSSKKTYGVAANPTRWGAGWNMDRWELKQ, encoded by the coding sequence ATGGCGGTCCGCTGTCGGCGCGCTGCGGCGTGGGTGGTGGCGATCGCCACCGGCCTCGGCGTCGCGTCGGTGCCGTCGTGCACCAGTGCCACCGTCGACCAGATCGACTACGCCGTTGACGGCGGACTGAGCACCTACAACAGCACCACCGTGGCCGGCGCCGCGTCGGCGGGGCCGCAGGCCTTCTCCCGCACGCTGATCGGCTTCGGCTATCACGGCCCGGACGGTCAGATCGTCACCGACCACGACTTCGGCAGCATCTCGGTGGTGGGTCGCGCCCCGCTGGTGCTGGACTACCAGATCTCCGACGCGGCGGTGTACTCCGACGGCGAGCCCATCACCTGCGACGACCTGGTGCTCGCGTGGGCCGCCCAGTCCGGCCGGTTCGCCGGATTCGACGCCGCCAGCCGCGCCGGTTACCTCGACATCGAGAACATCGAATGCCAGCCGGGCACCAAGAAGGCCCGGGTGTCGTTCTTCCCGGATCGCAACATCGTCGACTATGAGGAACTGTTCACCGCGACCTCGATGATGCCGTCGCACATCATCAGCGACAAGCTCGGTGTTAACACCACCGATGCCGTGCTGGGCAGGCTCGGCCCCGCCGAGGACGTGATCGCCCGGATCGCCGAGGCCTGGAACACCACCTGGCAGCTCGACCACAACGCCGACCTGCGGAAATTTCCGTCGTCGGGGCCCTACAGAATCGACTCGGTGCTGGACGGCGGCGCGGTGGTGCTGGTGGCCAATGACCTGTGGTGGGGCGCCAAGCCGGTCACCAAGCGGGTCACGGTCTGGCCGCAGACCGCCGACATCGCCGAGCGGGTCAACAAGCGCGTCATCGAGGTCGTCGACATGGCGACCGGCTCCGCCGGGTCGTTGATCCCCCCGGATGACTACGACAGCACTGACAGCCCGTCCGGCGGCATCCAACAGCTCATCTTCGCGCCCACGGGCCCGCTCTCGGAGACACCGGCACGCCGGGCGGTGGCCTTGTGCACCCCGCGCGACGTCATCGCCGGCGACGCGGGTCTTCCGGTGGTGAACTCCCGGCTCAACACCGCCATCGACGACGCCTTCGACCAGGCCGAGAACGTGCCCGAGGCCCAGCAGTTCGCCCGCGCGGACCCCGACGCGGCCCGTGATGCGCTGGACGGCAGGCCGCTGGCGGTGCGCATCGGCTACCGCGGTCCCAACACCCGCCTGGCGGCGGTGGTCGGTGCGATCACCGCCTCGTGCGCGCCGGCCGGCGTCAGCGTCACCGAAGTGGCCGCCGACAGCATCGGCCCGCAGGCGCTGCGCGACGGGCGCATCGACGTGTTGCTCGCCAGTACCGGGGGCTCCACCGGCAGCGGCTCGAGCGGATCCTCGGCCGTGGACGCCTACGAGCTGTTCAGCGGCAACGGCAACAACCTGTCCGGCTACCACAACGATCAGATCGACGGCATCATCTCGGCCCTGGCCGTCACAGCCGACCCCACCGAGATGGTCCGGCTCCTGGGCGAGAGCGCCCCCGTGCTGTGGGCGGACATGCCCACGCTGCCCCTCTACCGCCAGCAGCGCACCCTGTTGTCGTCGAAGAAGACCTACGGTGTGGCGGCCAACCCCACCCGGTGGGGCGCGGGCTGGAATATGGACCGCTGGGAGCTCAAACAGTGA
- the ruvA gene encoding Holliday junction branch migration protein RuvA — MIASVRGEVIDIALDHAVIEAAGVGYKLMATPATLSMLRRGGESRLITAMIVREDSMTLYGFPDAEARDLFLTLIGVSGIGPKIALATLAVYDAAALRRALADGDVAALTRVPGIGKRGAERLVLELRDKIGPVAASGSAVVSGHAVRAPVIEALIGLGFAAKQAEETTDKVLADNPDASTSEVLRTALSRLGKTK; from the coding sequence ATGATCGCGTCGGTGCGCGGCGAGGTCATCGACATCGCGCTCGATCATGCGGTGATCGAGGCCGCCGGGGTGGGTTACAAGCTGATGGCAACCCCGGCGACCTTGTCGATGCTGCGCCGCGGCGGTGAATCCCGGCTGATCACCGCGATGATCGTTCGGGAAGATTCCATGACGCTCTACGGTTTCCCCGACGCCGAGGCCCGCGATCTGTTTCTCACGCTGATCGGGGTCTCCGGTATCGGACCCAAGATCGCCTTGGCGACCCTGGCGGTCTACGACGCGGCCGCCCTGCGCCGGGCGCTCGCGGACGGGGACGTCGCTGCGCTGACCCGGGTGCCCGGCATCGGTAAGCGCGGAGCGGAGCGCCTGGTGCTGGAACTGCGCGACAAGATCGGCCCGGTGGCCGCCTCTGGCAGCGCCGTCGTCAGCGGTCACGCGGTGCGCGCACCGGTGATCGAAGCCCTCATCGGGCTCGGCTTCGCCGCAAAGCAGGCCGAGGAGACCACCGACAAGGTCCTGGCCGACAATCCCGACGCGAGCACCTCTGAGGTGTTGCGGACCGCGCTGAGCCGGCTGGGGAAGACCAAGTGA
- a CDS encoding YebC/PmpR family DNA-binding transcriptional regulator, producing the protein MSGHSKWATTKHKKAVIDARRGKNFARLIKNIEVAARVGGGDPSGNPTLFDAIQKAKKNSVPNDNIERARKRGAGEEAGGADYQTITYEGYGPNGVAVLIECLTDNRNRAASEVRVAMTRNGGAMADPGSVAYLFSRKGTVTLDKNGLSEDDVLAAVLDAGAEDVNDLGESFEVVSEPGDLVAVRSALVEAGIDYESAEASFVPSVSVAVDVEAARKVFKLVEALEDSDDVQNVWTNVDVSDEVLAALEAE; encoded by the coding sequence ATGAGCGGCCATTCCAAGTGGGCTACCACGAAGCACAAGAAGGCGGTCATCGACGCGCGTCGTGGGAAGAATTTTGCGCGGTTGATTAAGAATATCGAGGTTGCGGCGCGGGTTGGTGGTGGTGATCCGTCGGGTAATCCGACGTTGTTCGATGCCATTCAGAAGGCGAAGAAGAACTCGGTGCCCAATGACAATATTGAGCGGGCGCGTAAGCGTGGTGCTGGTGAGGAAGCCGGTGGGGCGGATTATCAGACGATCACCTATGAGGGGTATGGGCCGAATGGGGTGGCGGTGTTGATCGAGTGTTTGACCGACAACCGTAATCGTGCTGCCAGTGAGGTGCGGGTGGCGATGACGCGCAATGGTGGGGCGATGGCCGATCCGGGGTCGGTGGCGTATCTGTTCAGTCGTAAGGGCACGGTGACCTTGGATAAGAACGGGTTGTCCGAGGATGACGTGTTGGCGGCGGTGTTGGATGCCGGTGCTGAGGATGTCAATGATCTGGGGGAGAGCTTCGAGGTGGTGTCGGAGCCGGGGGATTTGGTGGCGGTGCGTTCGGCGCTGGTGGAGGCGGGGATCGATTATGAGTCGGCGGAGGCCAGTTTTGTGCCGTCGGTGAGTGTGGCGGTCGATGTCGAGGCGGCTCGTAAGGTGTTCAAGCTGGTCGAGGCGCTTGAGGACAGTGACGACGTGCAGAACGTGTGGACCAATGTCGATGTGTCCGATGAGGTGCTGGCCGCCCTCGAAGCCGAATAA
- the ruvB gene encoding Holliday junction branch migration DNA helicase RuvB, with protein sequence MSQSGDEDREVSPALTVGEGDIDAGLRPRSLAEFIGQPRVREQLQLVLEGAKNRGGTPDHILLSGPPGLGKTSLAMIIASELGSSLRLTSGPALERAGDLAAMLSNLVEHDVLFIDEIHRIARPAEEMLYLAMEDFRVDVVVGKGPGATSIPLEVAPFTLVGATTRSGALTGPLRDRFGFTAHMDFYEPAELQRVLARSAKILGIELGPEAAAEVARRSRGTPRIANRLLRRVRDYAEVRADGVITRDVAKAALAVYDVDELGLDRLDRAVLSALTKSFGGGPVGVSTLAVAVGEEATTVEEVCEPFLVRAGMVARTPRGRVATPAAWTHLGMVPPAGAGGLGQQGLFE encoded by the coding sequence GTGAGCCAGTCCGGCGATGAAGACCGCGAGGTGTCCCCGGCGCTGACCGTCGGCGAGGGCGACATCGACGCCGGTCTGCGCCCACGCAGCCTGGCCGAGTTCATCGGCCAGCCCCGCGTCCGCGAGCAGTTGCAGCTGGTGCTCGAGGGCGCCAAAAACCGTGGCGGCACACCGGACCACATCCTGCTGTCCGGACCGCCCGGCCTGGGCAAGACGTCGCTGGCCATGATCATCGCCAGCGAGCTGGGCAGTTCGTTGCGGCTGACCTCGGGGCCGGCACTGGAACGTGCCGGAGACCTGGCCGCGATGCTGTCGAACCTGGTCGAGCACGACGTGCTGTTCATCGACGAGATCCACCGCATCGCGCGGCCCGCCGAGGAGATGCTCTACCTGGCGATGGAGGATTTCCGCGTCGACGTCGTGGTCGGGAAAGGCCCTGGCGCCACCTCGATTCCCCTGGAAGTGGCGCCGTTCACCCTGGTCGGTGCCACCACCCGTTCCGGCGCGCTCACCGGCCCGTTGCGCGACCGGTTCGGTTTCACCGCGCACATGGATTTCTACGAACCGGCCGAGCTGCAGCGGGTGCTGGCGCGCTCGGCGAAGATCCTCGGGATCGAGCTGGGCCCTGAGGCGGCCGCGGAGGTGGCGCGCCGGTCGCGGGGGACGCCGCGCATCGCCAACCGACTGCTGCGACGGGTGCGTGACTATGCCGAGGTGCGGGCCGACGGTGTGATCACCCGCGACGTGGCCAAAGCTGCCCTGGCGGTCTACGACGTCGACGAGCTGGGCCTGGACCGGCTGGACCGCGCCGTGCTGTCGGCGCTGACCAAAAGCTTCGGCGGAGGTCCGGTCGGGGTCTCCACGCTGGCCGTTGCGGTGGGCGAGGAAGCCACCACCGTCGAAGAGGTCTGTGAGCCCTTCCTGGTGCGCGCCGGGATGGTGGCACGCACCCCCCGGGGCCGCGTGGCGACACCGGCGGCCTGGACACATCTGGGCATGGTGCCGCCGGCCGGTGCCGGCGGCCTCGGGCAGCAGGGCTTGTTCGAGTAG
- the ruvC gene encoding crossover junction endodeoxyribonuclease RuvC encodes MRVMGVDPGLTRCGLSVVEGGTGRQVIALDVDVVRTPADQALPQRLLTISDTAEHWLDTHRPDVLAVERVFAQQNVSTVMGTAQAGGVIALQAARRGIPVHFHTPSEVKAAVTGNGSADKAQVTAMITRILGLQQKPTPADAADALALAICHCWRAPMIARMAAAEALAAEQRRKYTAKLKAARA; translated from the coding sequence ATGCGGGTGATGGGTGTCGACCCCGGGCTCACACGGTGTGGGCTGTCGGTGGTCGAGGGCGGGACGGGCCGTCAGGTCATCGCCTTGGATGTCGACGTGGTGCGCACCCCGGCCGATCAGGCGCTGCCGCAGCGGCTGCTGACCATCAGTGACACCGCTGAACACTGGCTCGACACCCACCGGCCGGATGTCCTCGCGGTCGAGCGGGTGTTCGCCCAGCAGAACGTCTCCACCGTGATGGGCACCGCGCAGGCCGGCGGGGTGATCGCGCTACAGGCCGCGCGCCGCGGCATCCCCGTGCACTTTCACACCCCCAGCGAGGTCAAGGCGGCGGTGACCGGCAACGGCTCGGCCGACAAAGCGCAGGTCACTGCAATGATCACCCGGATTCTCGGCCTGCAGCAGAAGCCGACCCCCGCCGATGCCGCCGACGCGCTGGCGCTGGCGATCTGCCACTGCTGGCGGGCCCCGATGATCGCCCGGATGGCTGCGGCCGAGGCGCTGGCCGCCGAACAGCGCCGCAAGTACACCGCCAAGCTCAAGGCGGCCCGCGCATGA
- the gabT gene encoding 4-aminobutyrate--2-oxoglutarate transaminase, whose amino-acid sequence MTVPPLQSRHLATEIPGPGSVQLARRRAAAVARGVSSTLPVYVARAGGGVVEDVDGNRLIDLGSGIAVTTVGNAAPRVVDAVRRQVAEFTHTCFMVAPYEGYVAVAEALNRLTPGQFEKRSVLLNSGAEAVENAVKIARSYTRRPAVAAFEHGYHGRTNLTMALTAKAMPYKSGFGPFAPDVYRAPGSYPYRDSLIDAELARDGRRAAERTIGVLENQIGADNLAAVVIEPIQGEGGFIVPAPGFLPALLAWCRDNGVVFIADEVQTGFARTGAMFACEHEGMAPDLICTAKGIGGGMPLGAVTGRADIMDAPHVSGLGGTFGGNPVACAAALGALAAVEDDDLVGRAGQLERLMFQRLKRLQADDDRIGDVRGRGAMIAIELVRPGTSEPDAELTKALAAACHRAGVIVLTCGTSGNVVRLLPPLTISDELLSEGLDVLAGELGRL is encoded by the coding sequence ATGACCGTGCCGCCGCTGCAGAGCCGCCACCTGGCCACCGAGATCCCCGGTCCCGGCTCGGTGCAGCTGGCGCGTCGCCGCGCGGCGGCCGTGGCCCGCGGGGTGAGCAGCACCCTGCCGGTTTACGTGGCCCGGGCCGGCGGCGGGGTGGTGGAGGATGTCGACGGCAACCGCCTGATCGATCTGGGCTCGGGTATCGCGGTGACCACAGTGGGCAACGCCGCCCCCCGCGTAGTGGACGCGGTGCGGCGTCAGGTCGCCGAGTTCACCCACACCTGCTTCATGGTGGCGCCCTATGAGGGGTATGTGGCCGTCGCGGAAGCCCTGAACCGGTTGACCCCCGGTCAGTTCGAGAAGCGGTCGGTGCTGCTCAACTCCGGTGCCGAAGCTGTGGAGAACGCCGTCAAGATCGCCCGGTCCTACACCCGCAGACCGGCGGTGGCGGCGTTTGAGCACGGTTATCACGGCCGCACCAACCTGACGATGGCGCTCACCGCCAAGGCGATGCCGTACAAAAGCGGGTTCGGCCCGTTCGCGCCCGACGTCTATCGCGCACCGGGGTCCTATCCCTACCGGGACAGCCTGATCGACGCAGAGCTGGCCCGCGACGGCCGACGGGCCGCCGAACGCACCATCGGCGTCCTGGAGAACCAGATCGGCGCCGACAACCTGGCCGCGGTCGTGATCGAACCCATCCAGGGTGAGGGCGGGTTCATCGTCCCGGCACCCGGATTTCTGCCCGCGCTGCTGGCGTGGTGCCGCGACAACGGTGTGGTGTTCATCGCCGACGAGGTGCAGACCGGCTTCGCCCGCACCGGGGCGATGTTCGCCTGTGAGCACGAGGGGATGGCACCCGATCTGATCTGCACCGCCAAGGGCATCGGCGGGGGGATGCCGTTGGGCGCGGTCACCGGGCGAGCCGACATCATGGACGCTCCGCACGTCAGCGGGCTGGGCGGCACGTTCGGCGGCAACCCGGTCGCCTGCGCCGCAGCGCTGGGGGCGCTGGCTGCCGTCGAGGATGACGACCTGGTCGGACGCGCCGGGCAGCTGGAACGACTGATGTTCCAGCGGCTGAAGCGCTTGCAGGCCGACGACGATCGGATCGGCGACGTCCGTGGGCGCGGCGCCATGATCGCGATCGAGCTGGTGCGGCCCGGCACGAGCGAACCGGATGCCGAGCTGACCAAGGCACTGGCCGCGGCGTGTCATCGCGCCGGGGTGATCGTGCTGACGTGCGGCACGTCCGGCAACGTGGTGCGGCTGCTGCCGCCGCTGACCATCAGCGACGAACTGCTGTCCGAGGGCCTGGACGTCCTGGCCGGCGAACTCGGCCGGCTCTGA
- a CDS encoding bile acid:sodium symporter family protein — MDNRFFPLVVVTAMLALGMTLTVADFRRAAALKRPLVVALLCQALALPALCLLIAEAFSLPAKLSIGLMLISAVPGGLLANVFSHLVNGDLALNLTLTAINAVLSIASLPAILAFSITWFTGEGRSIPLQLDKFVAVVGLVLIPTAIGVAIRERFPGLARRLKRPVRVSAGALLVAVSVAAIVGGRTTVSNNLGALSGAVVTFCTVSLTVGYLVPRWMKLAPRQAIAISLEIGMHNAMVATAIALSPQLLDSAEIGTVPALYGVIAPVIALLLVATVRRVDPAYRQDRRSPTDSTDSAATDYQHLVTKGDTP; from the coding sequence ATGGACAACCGGTTCTTTCCCTTGGTCGTCGTGACGGCCATGCTCGCTCTGGGAATGACCCTGACCGTCGCGGACTTCCGGCGCGCAGCCGCGCTCAAACGCCCACTGGTGGTGGCCCTGCTCTGCCAGGCGCTGGCGCTGCCGGCGCTGTGCCTGCTGATCGCCGAGGCGTTCAGCCTGCCGGCGAAGCTTTCCATTGGCCTGATGCTGATATCCGCAGTCCCCGGCGGTCTGCTGGCGAACGTGTTCAGTCACTTGGTGAATGGCGATCTGGCCCTCAATCTCACCCTCACCGCGATCAACGCCGTGCTGTCCATCGCGTCGCTGCCGGCAATTCTCGCGTTCTCGATCACGTGGTTCACCGGCGAGGGACGCAGCATCCCGCTTCAGTTGGACAAGTTCGTCGCGGTCGTCGGACTGGTGCTCATCCCCACCGCGATCGGGGTCGCGATCCGGGAACGCTTCCCCGGTCTGGCCCGCCGGCTCAAGCGGCCAGTCCGGGTCTCCGCCGGGGCGCTTCTGGTGGCCGTCTCCGTGGCGGCGATCGTCGGCGGACGAACGACGGTGTCGAACAACCTCGGCGCACTCAGCGGAGCGGTGGTGACGTTCTGCACCGTCAGCCTGACCGTCGGCTATCTCGTGCCGCGCTGGATGAAACTCGCCCCGCGCCAGGCCATCGCCATCAGCCTCGAAATCGGCATGCACAACGCGATGGTCGCCACGGCTATCGCGCTGAGCCCGCAACTGCTCGACAGCGCCGAAATCGGCACTGTCCCGGCGCTGTACGGGGTCATCGCTCCGGTTATCGCTTTGTTGCTGGTAGCCACGGTGCGCCGAGTCGATCCGGCATACCGGCAAGACCGCCGATCCCCGACCGACTCCACCGACAGCGCGGCAACTGACTATCAGCACCTCGTCACGAAAGGCGACACCCCATGA
- the yajC gene encoding preprotein translocase subunit YajC, giving the protein MENMVAFLPLLLVMGAFMFFASRRQKRAMQATIDLHESLQVGDRVHTTSGLQATITGITEDYVDLEIAPGVVTTWMKLAVRDKIEPEELTADAPVEQAVEGA; this is encoded by the coding sequence ATGGAAAACATGGTTGCCTTCCTGCCGCTGCTCCTTGTCATGGGCGCGTTCATGTTCTTTGCCTCGCGGCGGCAGAAGCGCGCTATGCAGGCCACCATCGACCTGCACGAGTCGCTGCAGGTCGGTGACCGGGTGCACACGACATCGGGTCTGCAGGCCACCATCACCGGCATCACCGAGGACTATGTCGACCTGGAGATCGCGCCGGGTGTGGTGACCACCTGGATGAAGCTGGCCGTGCGGGACAAGATCGAGCCGGAGGAGCTCACCGCAGACGCGCCGGTCGAGCAGGCCGTCGAAGGCGCCTGA
- the secD gene encoding protein translocase subunit SecD — MASPSAPVHPARNLAVFLAMLIGVYLLVFLTGNKLAEPKLGIDLQGGTRVTLTARTPDGSAPTREALNQAQQIISARVNGLGVSGSEVIIDGSNLVITVPGSDGNEARTLGQTARLYIRPVINGVSVQEAAQAAGRMPGLGGGVPGLPGLPPGAGGGIPGLPGLPPGAGGGAGQLPGLPGLPSGQPGSPATGGQTLPGGPGAGGQGLFGGAGGQGLFGGGGAAVPQQPSAPAAQPRPFPQEPTPTPGGTGSDEPTPGTSATAPEPGVPGSLPNAPAPGAPSPAFPGLPGLPGLPGLPGLPGLPGQGDEAQGLAARIAAEKRLRQSDNKVVQALALQIQAGRCDKEDILAGNDDPDLPLVTCSQDQQTAYLLAPSIISGDQIADASSGMDQRSGSNIVQLQFKSGAADVWADYTATHIGTQTAFTLDSQVVSAPQIQEAIPGGRTQITGGSPGFTPDGARQLANVLKYGSLPLSFESSEAETVSATLGMTSLRAGLIAGAIGLVLVLVYSLLYYRVLGVLTALSLVVAGAMVYAILVLLGRYINYTLDLAGIAGLIIGIGTTADSFVVFFERIKDEIREGRSFRSAVPRGWTRARKTIVSGNAVTFLAAAVLYFLAVGQVKGFAFTLGLTTILDLVVVFLVTWPLVYLASKSPTLAKPSYNGLGAVQQVARERRAVAKSGGGTSGKSGAKARTRVTAQSTGQG; from the coding sequence GTGGCATCGCCTTCGGCTCCGGTGCACCCTGCCCGCAACCTGGCGGTGTTCCTGGCAATGCTCATCGGCGTCTACCTGCTGGTTTTCCTGACCGGAAACAAGCTCGCCGAGCCCAAGCTGGGTATCGACCTGCAGGGCGGCACCCGGGTGACGCTGACCGCACGTACCCCGGACGGCTCCGCGCCGACCCGGGAAGCGCTCAACCAGGCGCAACAGATCATCAGTGCCCGGGTCAACGGGCTGGGGGTCTCGGGTTCCGAGGTCATCATCGACGGCAGCAACCTGGTCATCACGGTGCCGGGCAGCGACGGCAACGAGGCCCGCACCCTGGGCCAGACGGCCAGGCTCTACATCCGTCCGGTGATCAACGGGGTTTCGGTACAGGAGGCGGCCCAGGCCGCAGGCCGGATGCCCGGTCTCGGCGGCGGCGTGCCCGGCCTTCCCGGCCTGCCTCCCGGTGCCGGCGGTGGCATCCCCGGCCTTCCCGGCCTGCCTCCCGGTGCCGGCGGCGGCGCCGGGCAGCTTCCCGGCCTGCCAGGGCTGCCTTCCGGCCAGCCCGGCTCGCCGGCCACGGGTGGCCAGACCCTGCCCGGCGGCCCAGGCGCGGGCGGGCAAGGCCTGTTCGGTGGTGCGGGCGGGCAAGGCCTGTTCGGTGGGGGCGGCGCTGCCGTTCCGCAGCAGCCTTCCGCCCCGGCCGCCCAGCCGCGGCCCTTCCCGCAGGAGCCGACGCCCACCCCGGGTGGTACCGGCTCCGACGAACCCACTCCCGGCACCTCGGCGACCGCCCCGGAACCGGGCGTACCGGGATCGTTGCCCAACGCTCCGGCCCCCGGCGCACCGAGTCCTGCCTTCCCCGGCCTGCCCGGTCTTCCCGGTCTTCCCGGCCTGCCTGGGCTGCCCGGGCTGCCCGGTCAGGGCGACGAGGCGCAGGGTCTGGCGGCTCGGATCGCCGCCGAGAAGCGGCTGCGGCAAAGCGACAACAAGGTAGTGCAGGCGCTGGCCCTGCAGATCCAGGCGGGACGCTGCGACAAAGAGGACATCCTCGCGGGCAACGACGACCCGGACCTGCCGCTGGTCACCTGCTCGCAGGACCAGCAGACCGCCTACCTGCTCGCGCCGTCGATCATCAGTGGCGACCAGATCGCCGACGCCAGTTCGGGTATGGACCAGCGCAGCGGCTCCAACATCGTGCAGCTGCAGTTCAAGAGCGGCGCTGCCGACGTGTGGGCCGACTACACCGCCACCCACATCGGCACCCAGACCGCGTTCACGCTGGACTCCCAGGTGGTCAGCGCACCGCAGATCCAGGAAGCCATACCCGGCGGCCGGACCCAGATCACCGGCGGCTCGCCGGGCTTCACGCCGGACGGCGCGCGTCAGCTGGCCAACGTGTTGAAGTACGGATCGCTGCCGCTGTCGTTCGAATCCTCGGAAGCCGAAACCGTCTCGGCCACGCTGGGCATGACCTCGCTGCGGGCGGGTCTGATCGCCGGTGCGATCGGTCTGGTGCTCGTGCTGGTCTACTCGTTGCTCTATTACCGAGTGCTCGGCGTGCTGACCGCGCTGTCGCTGGTGGTGGCCGGAGCCATGGTGTACGCGATCCTGGTGCTACTGGGCCGCTATATCAACTACACGCTTGACCTGGCCGGTATCGCCGGTCTGATCATCGGTATCGGCACCACCGCGGACTCGTTCGTGGTGTTCTTCGAACGCATCAAGGACGAGATCCGTGAGGGCCGCTCGTTCCGGTCGGCCGTACCACGCGGGTGGACGCGAGCCCGCAAGACCATCGTGTCCGGCAACGCGGTCACCTTCCTGGCCGCGGCGGTGCTCTATTTCCTGGCGGTGGGCCAGGTGAAGGGCTTCGCCTTCACGCTGGGGCTGACCACGATCCTCGACCTGGTGGTGGTGTTCCTGGTGACCTGGCCACTGGTCTACCTGGCTTCCAAGTCGCCGACGCTGGCCAAACCGTCCTACAACGGTCTCGGGGCGGTCCAGCAGGTGGCACGTGAGCGGCGGGCGGTGGCGAAATCGGGAGGCGGAACGAGCGGCAAGTCCGGAGCCAAAGCGCGCACGCGGGTAACCGCCCAGTCGACGGGACAGGGATAG